The nucleotide window TTCGTATTTGCCCGCGAGTGCGAACTTGCACAGCTGGCTGTATTCGGCCGGAAGCACGTTCGACGAAGCGCAGATGACGCCCGTGGCGCCAAGCGACATCATCGGCAGCGTGAGCGAATCGTCCCCGGCGAGCACGGCGAACCGGCTGCCGGTGAGTGCCGTGAGCTCCGAGATATAGTCCAGCGAGCCGGAAGCGTCTTTCAGGCCCGCGATGTTCTTCACGTCGGCCAGTTTGGCCAGCGTCTGCGGCTGGATATTGATTCCCGTGCGGCCCGGGATGTTGTAGACGACGAGCGGAATCTTCACCGCCCGTGCGATGGCCCGGTAGTGCTCGACGAGACCCGCCTGGGTCGGCTTGTTGTAATAGGGCGCGATGAGCAGCGCGCAGTCGGCCCCGGCATTGGCGGCCTTGCGCGTGAGGCGGATTGCTTCCTCGGTACTGTTTGACCCTGTGCCGGCCATGACGGGTACCCGCCCCCGTGCGAACCGGATGGTCAGTTCGATCACCCGGTCGTGCTCCTCGTGGGTGAGCGTGGCGCTTTCTCCCGTGGTGCCGCAGGGTACGAGGCCAGAGACGCCGGCCCTGATCTGCCGCTCGATCTGCTGGGCAAAGCGTTTTTCGTCGATACGCCCGTCACGAAACGGAGTCACGATCGCGGCAAAGTTTCCCTCTAGTTTCAGGCGGGCCATCGGTTTGGTCACTCCCCGTCGGGCAGTTCCAGGCTGCCCTCGAATACCGTTGTTGCCGGACCGGTCATGAACACCCGGTTCGAGCTCTCGTCCCAGCGGATCCTGAGATCACCGCCCGGAAGTTTTACTGTCACATTCCTGCCCGTGCGGCCGGTCCATGCGGCAGCAACCGCCGTGGCGCAGGCGCCGGTCCCGCAGGCGAGGGTTTCGCCCGCGCCGCGTTCCCAGACGCGGAGGCGGATCGTGCCTTTGTCCACGATCTCGGCGAATTCGGCATTGATTCGCCTGGGGAAAAGCGGGTCATGCTCGATCTTCGGTCCCAGCGTTGTGACTGGCGCCGCTTCCACCGATTGAACGAAGCTCACGCAGTGGGGATTCCCCATTGAGACGCAGGTGACGGTCCGTGGTTCGCCGGCAATGGTGAGCGTCCGGTCGCGGATCTCGCCATCCACGTTGACCGGGATCCTGCGGCCGTCGAGGACCGGTTCTCCCATGTCCACTTCCACCAGTCCGTCCGCGATGCGGGGGCGGATGATGCCGGCCGGAGTTTCCACGTTCAGGACCGGCTTGTCCATGATCTTCCGGTCGCGGACGTAAAGGGCAAAACAGCGGATTCCGTTTCCGCACATCTCCACGATGGACCCGTCCTGGTTGATGATCTCCATGCGGAGGTCGGCATCCTTCGATTCCGGTTTCCGGACGATAATCATCTGGTCAAATCCGACACCGAAGTGGCGGTCGCCGATCCGCGAGGCGTTCCGGCGAAGCGCCTTGAGGCGGGCCTCGCTGAAATCCCGGGCATCGACCATCACGAAGTCGTTGCCGGTGCCGTGCATCTTGGTGAAGGGGAGCGTGGGCATGGCCGCTGGCTATTGTGTAATGGCCCGGATGGGGCCGGGGCAAATGGGCCGCCGGGGGGCCCATTTTCAGAACATCGAGATCGATTCGCCCCGGATCATGTCCTCAAGGGTTTCCCGCTTCCGGACGGTAATGAACTTCTCGCCACTGACCATCACTTCGGCCGGCCGTGCCCGGGTGTTGTAGTTGGAGGCCATCGTGAAGCCATAGGCCCCGGCGTCAAGGATCGCCACCAGGTCGCCCGGAGCGACCTTCGGGAACTTCCGGTCATGGGCGAAGCAGTCTCCGCTCTCGCAGACGGGGCCGACGATATCGACGGCTTTCTTCTCCGGCTTCGATTCCTTCACGGGAATGATCTCGTGCCAGGCCTCGTAGAGGCTCGGCCGGATGAGGTCGTTCATGGCGGCATCGAGAATGACGAAATCCTTGGCTTCGCCGTGCTTGTTGTAGATCACCTGGGTGATGAGCGCACCGGCCTTGCCGACGATCCGGCGGCCGGGCTCAAGCACCAGCGTGCAGCCGATGTCTTTCAGGACATCCAGGATGGCGGCAGCGTATTCCTCAATCGAGGGCGGCTTTTCGTCCTTGTACTGGATGCCAAGGCCGCCGCCTATGTCCAGATGGGTGATCTCGATGTTCCGGGAACGGAGTTCCTCCACCACGCCGCGGATGCGCTTCATGGCGTCAACGAACGGCTGGGTGTCGGTAAGCTGGGAACCGATATGGCAGTCGACGCCTACCACCTTCAGCCCTTTCATCCTCGCCGCCTCGCCGTAGAGCCGGAGCGCCTCCTGCACCGGGATGCCGAACTTGGCCTTCTTCATGCCGGTGGAAATGTAGGGATGGGTCTTGGGGTCAACGTCGGGGTTTACCCGGAGCGCGACGGGAGCCTTCAGATGGAGCCGTTCGGCGATCTCGTTGATCTTCTCGAGTTCCTCGGCCGACTCCACGTTCAGCATCAGGATGCCGGTCTTGATCGCGTATTCGATCTCGGAGGCCTTCTTTCCGACGCCCGAATAGACCACCTTCTTGGGGTCCACGCCCGCCTTGAGACCACGGTAGAGCTCGCCGCTGGAAACGATATCCAGACCGCCGCCATTCTGGATGACCGTGTTCAGAACTGACAGGTTCGAGTTTGCCTTGGTGCTGAACGCGATCAGGTGCGGGACGTCCTTGAACGCCTTCTGGAACGCCTTGACGTTATCGGCGATGGTGTTCTTGCTGTAGACGTAGAACGGCGTATCCACCGTTTCCGCGATCTTGGCCAGGAGAACCTGCTCGCAGTACAGCTCGGAGTTCTTGTAGGTGAACGGGGTCGGGGAGCTCATCGGCGGGACTTGTCCTTATTCCGGCGCACGTTCCGGTTCACGGACCGGCCGGGGCGCGCTCTCATTACAGAACGGATGCCGGGATTTCAACGTGTTCTTTTTTGGGCCGGTTCCGGCAGCAGTTTCTGCCACCGTGCCAGTTCCTTGCGGACCTCGCGGCGGGCGGTGCC belongs to Deltaproteobacteria bacterium and includes:
- the lysA gene encoding diaminopimelate decarboxylase, producing the protein MSSPTPFTYKNSELYCEQVLLAKIAETVDTPFYVYSKNTIADNVKAFQKAFKDVPHLIAFSTKANSNLSVLNTVIQNGGGLDIVSSGELYRGLKAGVDPKKVVYSGVGKKASEIEYAIKTGILMLNVESAEELEKINEIAERLHLKAPVALRVNPDVDPKTHPYISTGMKKAKFGIPVQEALRLYGEAARMKGLKVVGVDCHIGSQLTDTQPFVDAMKRIRGVVEELRSRNIEITHLDIGGGLGIQYKDEKPPSIEEYAAAILDVLKDIGCTLVLEPGRRIVGKAGALITQVIYNKHGEAKDFVILDAAMNDLIRPSLYEAWHEIIPVKESKPEKKAVDIVGPVCESGDCFAHDRKFPKVAPGDLVAILDAGAYGFTMASNYNTRARPAEVMVSGEKFITVRKRETLEDMIRGESISMF
- the dapA gene encoding 4-hydroxy-tetrahydrodipicolinate synthase; the protein is MARLKLEGNFAAIVTPFRDGRIDEKRFAQQIERQIRAGVSGLVPCGTTGESATLTHEEHDRVIELTIRFARGRVPVMAGTGSNSTEEAIRLTRKAANAGADCALLIAPYYNKPTQAGLVEHYRAIARAVKIPLVVYNIPGRTGINIQPQTLAKLADVKNIAGLKDASGSLDYISELTALTGSRFAVLAGDDSLTLPMMSLGATGVICASSNVLPAEYSQLCKFALAGKYEQARKLHHRIYPLTKALFAETNPIAVKAAMELMGLDSGDLRLPLYPASKATRDLLKTELKKLGKLGTKGGK
- a CDS encoding diaminopimelate epimerase yields the protein MPTLPFTKMHGTGNDFVMVDARDFSEARLKALRRNASRIGDRHFGVGFDQMIIVRKPESKDADLRMEIINQDGSIVEMCGNGIRCFALYVRDRKIMDKPVLNVETPAGIIRPRIADGLVEVDMGEPVLDGRRIPVNVDGEIRDRTLTIAGEPRTVTCVSMGNPHCVSFVQSVEAAPVTTLGPKIEHDPLFPRRINAEFAEIVDKGTIRLRVWERGAGETLACGTGACATAVAAAWTGRTGRNVTVKLPGGDLRIRWDESSNRVFMTGPATTVFEGSLELPDGE